The window TGCTCACCGGCCGCTACCCGGTCGCCTTCCTGAAAATTGAAATGCCCGCCGAGGAGGTCGACGTCAACGTCCATCCCACAAAGCTCGAAGTCCGCTTCCAAGACGGCGGGCGAATCTACAGCCAGTTGCTCGGCACGCTGCGGACGCGGTTCTTGACGACCGATCTGACCGCCCGGCTCCAGCCGGCCGCGCCGGGATCGATTGCGGTGAGCGATCCGACTGAAGCGCACGACCCGAGCCACGCGGCACGGCTGCAAACCGAACTCGTCGCTTGGGCGAAGGGGCAGCTCGGCCAAGCGCTTGGCGCGACCGAAGCGACGAGCCACTTGGCAGCAGCCAATCACGGAGCGACCACGCTCGCCCCGCCAATCGACGTGCCGCGGCCGCAACTTCGGCCGCTTGAACTCGTGCGGCTGGACCGTGGAGCATCCGCCGGGGCGGGCAGCCATTTTGCCGGCGGCGCTGCGGCATCACTTTCCGCCGGACAAATCGCCGCGTCGGCGGCCTTGTCCACCGCAGACCAAATTAGCGCTCGTCCGACGGCCTCATTTCGCCACCGCTCGGCGGCGATTCAGGTTCACGATCGCTATCTGGTCGCCGAGACCGATGAAGGGGTCGTGGTGATCGATCAGCACGCGCTCCACGAGCGCGTGCTGTACGAAGAGATTCGCGAAAAGGTGCTCGCCGGAGCGCTCGAGACCCAGCGGCTGTTGGTGCCAGAGCCGGTCGATTTGAGCCCGGCCGAGAGTGCCGCGGCGCTGGCTGAAAAAGACTTGCTGGCTCGGCTGGGCGTCGAGATCGAGCCCTTCGGCGGTGGGACGCTGCTCGTGCTCGGCTATCCGGCCATGCTGGCCAAACTCCGCCCGGCCGAATTGCTCCGCGGGCTGGCCGCTCAGTTGCTCGAAGGGGGCAAAGCCCCGGATCGCCGCGACCTGCTCGACGAGTTGCTCCACATGATTGCCTGCAAAGCCGCCATCAAAGCCGGCGACCCACTTACCCCCGAAGAAGTCTCGGCCCTCGTCGAACAGCGCCACCTAGCCCAAGACAGCCACCACTGCCCCCACGGCCGACCGACGGCGCTGGTTTTCACACGGGATGAACTGGATAAACAATTCAAGCGAACTTAGCCGATCTTATTCGTCGCTTCCTTGATCGTTTTCGAGGCGTCTTTGCCGTCTTTGATTAGCTTCTCGGCGTCGGGCACCGACTTTTTGCTGCCGAACCAGGATGCCTTCTTTTTATTGACGAACTGCTCGAACGTCTTGAGGCTGGCATCGAGTTCGGCGCGACCGTTTTTGAGTTCGCTTTTGAGATCGGCTTTCCAGTCGAAGAGGAATTCCAGCTCCTTGTTGATCTTGCCCATTGCCGATTCCAGCTTCTTGAATTCGGGGTCGGCGGCCAGTTTCTCCTCCGGGTTTTCCTTTTGCATGCTGCGAGTGTCCCCCATTTTGTTGCTCGGCATGTACTTGTCGGTGACGGCCTGCATCTTGTCCATCAGCTTGGTGTGCTCGTCGCGTTTTTCGGCCATCTGGTCGGCCACGCTGATCAGGTTCATGAGCGGCTCTCGAAGATCGGCGATCTGCTTACTGATGGCATTGATGAACGCGGTGGTCTTCTTGCCCATGACAGAATCCTCTGGCGGTGGCGGAATCGAGTAAGAGCGCGGGCCGAGCTGTCTCGACCCGCGACGGCGTCCTGATCTGAGGCGAGGCCCGTCAGAGCCTATCCAAAAACCGCCTGGGCAAAGGGGACCGTCGCCGTTTTGCTGCTTCGCAAAAGGGGGACAGTCCCCGACGGTTTTCGGATAGGCTCTTAGTCCGGCTCGCCGCTCAATTCCTTCTTGACCTTGTTCGAGAAGGACGACAGCTTGGCGAGCTTATCCAAGGCCGTCTTGGCGGACGCGGCGGCCTTTTGGGTTTGCGCTTGCTCCTTGTCGATTTCCTTTTCTTCTTTCTTGTATTCTTCGAGCGGCGACTTGGCCATGAACGATCTCCTGCGGATGACGGCGCGGCGGTTCGCATGCCGACGATTCACGACCGATCATAGCCGCCTCCCGTGGCGGATGTCAAACTCGGCGGCCCCTCTTGCCCCGCTCCGGCAATGTCTTATAATGAGGCGGTGAACGGCCCCCCTCGCCAAGTTCTTGCGGCGGGTATTCGGCCGGTTTTGCGCCTCGCGCGAAATCTTTCGCGGCCCCTTTGACAACCCACGGCGACTCCGGTATAGTTGCCTCCTTCCGACTTATTCCGGCGGGTTCGCGTATTTGAAGATTGCGTGGCCAGAGGCCAAGTTCGATTGCAGGCCGGGATTTACGATCCGGGCCTGACCAGACGAGCTTGGCCCCTGTCCATTAAGACAGTCAGCTGGAATCGCGGAGTTGGCCTCGTACAAGGCTGACAAGCGGCTACGGCTGGGCAGTTCTTTGACAATTTGGTTTGTGGTAATTGGCATCTTGAATGAACGAAGCGATGCGGTGTGACGCTCGAAAGGGCGAAAGCAGCGCGTCGTGTAAGTTCTCCAAGGCTCTTAGCACGCATTCGTTCCCGATTGGGCCGCAAGGCTTGAGCGGGAAGGAATGCAGAGAAAGATAAAAAACG of the Pirellulales bacterium genome contains:
- the mutL gene encoding DNA mismatch repair endonuclease MutL; translated protein: MKSLDATPEIRQLSPSVINKIAAGEVIERPASVVKELMENAVDAGATRIDVALAQGGVELIRVVDNGCGIAAEQLALAVAPHATSKIREADDLFRVGTLGFRGEALASIAEVSRTVIRSRPPDAAAGAELEISGGQLGPVAPCGCPPGTLIEVHNLFFNTPVRRKFLRATQTELGHSTEAFTRLALAHPDRHFTLRHHDKLLHDLPPTEDWTVRIAAFFGAELADQLIRVESRDGPLRLSGYVANPSHSRANQKMQFLFLNGRAIRDRSLQHALGEAYRGLLLTGRYPVAFLKIEMPAEEVDVNVHPTKLEVRFQDGGRIYSQLLGTLRTRFLTTDLTARLQPAAPGSIAVSDPTEAHDPSHAARLQTELVAWAKGQLGQALGATEATSHLAAANHGATTLAPPIDVPRPQLRPLELVRLDRGASAGAGSHFAGGAAASLSAGQIAASAALSTADQISARPTASFRHRSAAIQVHDRYLVAETDEGVVVIDQHALHERVLYEEIREKVLAGALETQRLLVPEPVDLSPAESAAALAEKDLLARLGVEIEPFGGGTLLVLGYPAMLAKLRPAELLRGLAAQLLEGGKAPDRRDLLDELLHMIACKAAIKAGDPLTPEEVSALVEQRHLAQDSHHCPHGRPTALVFTRDELDKQFKRT